The Seriola aureovittata isolate HTS-2021-v1 ecotype China chromosome 2, ASM2101889v1, whole genome shotgun sequence genome has a segment encoding these proteins:
- the rassf5 gene encoding ras association domain-containing protein 5 isoform X3 encodes MTVNTVLTSPMTSSNSMSSGYCSLDDECEDFNFFTAKTSFFRKPRPAPKQNETKEEEARGTKDLSEKEVQTRIKAYNSQVTENGMKLASDGSYTGFIKVHLRLSRPVTVPAVDLSGSEDQEGTDCEQSEKRSSFYIPRECVKQLHISSLTTTREVIQGLLKKFMVLDNPRKFALYRQTHRDGQDLFQKLPLPERPLLLRLIAGPDPQQLSFVLKENETGEVEWHAFSVPELQNFLVILEKEEAERVRAVKQKYTMYRQKLQQALQQHDP; translated from the exons ATGACTGTCAATACAGTGCTGACCTCCCCCATGACCAGCAGTAACAGTATGAGCAGCGGGTACTGCAGCCTGGACGATGAGTGCGAAGACTTCAATTTCTTCACAGCCAAGACCTCGTTCTTCCGCAAGCCCAGGCCTGCGCCGAAG CAGAATGAGACGAAAGAGGAGGAGGCCAGAGGGACAAAAGACCTGTCAGAGAAAGAGGTGCAGACCAGGATAAAAGCGTATAACTCTCAAGTCACTGAAAATGGCATGAAACTG GCTTCGGACGGATCCTACACAGGTTTCATTAAGGTCCACCTGAGGCTCAGTCGACCAGTCACAGTCCCCGCTGTGGATTTGTCGGGCTCAGAGGATCAGGAGGGGACGGACTGCGAGCAGAGTGAAAAGAGATCATCCTTCTACATACCACGCGAATGTGTGAAGCAACTCCACATCAGCTCTCTGACCACCACCAGAGAGGTCATCCAGGGCTTGCTGAAGAAGTTCATGGTGTTGGACAATCCCCGCAAGTTTGCATTGTACAGGCAGACACACCGCGACGGGCAGG ATCTGTTTCAGAAGCTTCCTCTGCCTGAGCGTCCTCTTCTTCTGAGGTTGATTGCCGGGCCTGACCCACAACAACTCAGCTTTGTCCTCAAGGAAAACGAGACtggagaggtggag TGGCATGCATTCTCTGTCCCTGAGCTACAAAACTTCCTGGTAATcctggagaaagaggaggcgGAGCGCGTGCGGGCAGTGAAGCAAAAATATACCATGTACCGACAGAAACTACAGCAGGCCCTACAACAACATGACCCCTGA